In the genome of Candida albicans SC5314 chromosome 6, complete sequence, the window aatttattaaacacCATAATTGGTGCTGGTATACTTGCCATGCCATAtggattgaaaaataatggattattatttggttgTATATTAATTATATGGTCATCATTAACTTCATCAATGGGACtttatttacaaaataaagTGGCTAAATATACTGGTCAACGAGGTTCAGTATCATATTTTAGTTTATCACAATTGACATATCCAAATTTAAgtatattatttgataGTGCTATTCTGATTAAATGTTTTGGGGTTGGAGTTAGTTatcttgttgttattggtgATTTAATGCccaaaattgttgaaagtcttgttggtggtggtaatatTAACCTggattcattattaatggCACGTAATTTTTGGATCACTATATTTAtgattgttattgttactCCTTTatcatatttgaaaaaattggattcTTTGAAATATACTAGTATATTGGCATTATTTTCTGTTGGTTATTTAATTTGTCTTGTTGTTGCCCATTATTTTACAACCCCCACCACATCACCATcaggaggaggaggaggagacGACGACGACATAGTTTATCATTATATTGGACCAATATCTTTAAAGTCAACATTAAGTTCATTCCCAATATTTGTTTTCGCTTATACTTGTCATCAAAATATGTTTGCcataataaatgaattaaaaCCAAGTGATACCGATGGTTCACAAACTAgacaatcaaatttaatcatTCGTAATGCAATCTCAATTGCTTGTTTATCTTATTTAATCGTTGGTATATTTGGTTATTTAACATTTGGTAATTCCGTAAATGCCAATATTATCACTATGTATCCtcataattcaatttcttcattgaTTGGAAGATTATGTATTGTGGTTATGGTAAGTTTATCATTCCCTTTACAATGTCATCCTTGTCGTGGTTCAATTAATCATGTGATACATTTTTGCACCCATGGAGTACAACAATCCAAGTTTAgatccaccaccaccaccaacaacaacaacaatggcGATCAACATGGATATACTTCTTTGAGTTCTGATATTGAAAGTTTACAAAGTATTGGTGGTAATGATACAACTGCGGGTAGTATTGGTagtattggtggtggtgatagtgttgttggtgatgcTGATGAATCATTTATATCTACTACCCCAGTAGAAGGAGCTCAAGATACTGATGGTCATGATCCAATCATTGTCCCCATGACCAcgaaaaaattttatataaTCACCACTGTGATTGTAGTATTATCTTATCTTGTGGCAATTTCTGTGACTTCATTAGCTCATGTTTTGGCATTTGTTGGTTCCACTGGTTcaacatcaatttcatttatattaCCTGGGTTATTTggatatttattaattaaaccTATCGAAGGTAATActtcattaaataatttagaaaaattttgtaaatatgGTGGATTATTTTTAGCAATTTGGGGGATTTTAGTTATGATCGTTTGTTTAAGTGCTACAATCTTTTTAGGTGCTACTCATTAAGATaagttagttagttagttagttcTACTTTTYYTTTGATTTTGCATAGAtagaaatataaaaattaataataatactaacaacaataataatactaacaacaataataacaattcaaGTATAATACATACatgtatgtgtgtgtgtgtttgtttatttgttgacaatgattaaattatttaaaatttgtttatcaaatacTTTAAGATCATTACTAATTTGATCTctaaatgatttattattaatttcacctcgttgataaattatttctCCAGTAAACTCAATATTGTTATGAgtattaaacaattgatgaattagaaatttattgatatcGATTTTCCCACAAATTAATACTTTATAATCATGCttgaaattataatatttaattgtaAATTCAAGAGCTTTCTTCCCATCGTcgtcattatcattatcctGGTGGtgaacaatttttaattcaatggggaatttcaatgaaatataataaaaatcagaatctatttttttcaaccatTGCCAATTTCGGTGaaacatttgaaatttatcaGTTATAGTGTGATCTTGTTTGTCACcatcaataacaaattgTTCGTATATCTcgattaataatttatttttaaaattattttgcTTCACAGTATACAGTatgttattattgataaaatcaaattcacaaattattgaatcatcaaataaaaatgagATCTTTTGACCACTTTCGatagttttcaaatatttcaaattggttaaatgttgtaaaaattgatatttctgtaaaatcaatttaatttctaaattatcatattttcgaatttgattaaattgattttctaaatcatttaattgaGTTTGTAatgttaattttttattattactggtatctaaattctttttgatcGTTGATAATTctgataatttgatttcaatttctttattgatttcaacaatatcttGCTTCCGTTTCCGAACATCCAATTGTAATTTATTCAACTCATTTGGAGgtatttcattaatttcatttttcaatcttattaattcattaaatttatgATTTAATCCTTTCAAATATATTCGGGTTTTATCATATAATTCATTCAATCGATTTATATCCTtaattatttcttgtttatcaatggttaaagaatttatttcttcatctaatttatcaattaaattttccGTCAATTGATTTCTCCAATCGTACCAAGTTTTCTTACTTTTCAATCGAGCAAAATCTcgaattaattgaatttttaaattaattaataatttagttttatcatccattgaataatattttttaaataatatgGGATTATTCACTAAAACAGttttttcatattcattATATAATTCTCGTCcttgaatgatttttttatttaattcattacaacaaaattcatacaattctaataattctaAATTTGGCTTTGCTTTAATATAATCATGTATCGTGGGTAATTCAATAGAATTGGTTATACTTAATCTTGGAATAGAATTAAGATCTAATTCTAAATCATCATAAAACTGTACTCTAATATCACTTAAAAATTTCGATAATGAAACAGAAATGTAATTTggatcatcttcatcaaatgaATCATCCTCAGATGAAACGTCAccttcctcttcttctccAACTactgtttctttttcttcttcttttctttcttctcctccttcatcttcttcttgattAATATCATCTTGAGTTATTTCGGCAAGTGGAATCGTTGTTGCAAGTGGaatcgttgttgttgtcactctttcttcaattccTGATGTATTGATTTCATCATGTGATATGTTGGAAATTGTTTGAGTTAGATCCATTGGTTGAGAGGCATCACCTAAATCAGATTCTTCCTTTCCAGTGGTAATTTTAGAATCAATTTGAGTTAATTCCATTGGTTGTGATAATGATTCATCAGGCAAATCGTCAACAATAGGTGACggttttgatattgaatcGGTATCTTCATGGgagtttattattttcattggaATGGTTTGTGTCAATTCCATAGCTTCATTTTCTATATCTTCATCTAGTTGTGGTTCATTCTCCTTCGGTTTTGCTTCATTGTGTTGTGTATCCTGTGTGATGGCGTTAGTATCTGGGTCATCAATTCCAGTTTCTTTATTGTTGGTCTGATCTCCCTCTTGTTTCTCATTATCTTTAACTTCTGGagttaaattatcattGCGAGGACGGACAAACAGTTGAATTTCTGTCAAATCCATAGCAAAAGATAATTCGCCATTATCAAATCCATCACCTCTAGGAATTTCAGGAAGTGGTCCATTATAGTCAATCTTtttataatcaacaatCGTTAAATCCATATGCTCAGAGAAATCATTAGATGAGATATTGCCAGGTTTATGGTCATCAGCATTCTCTTCATCATTGTCATCAATTATCTGATCGGTCAATACTcgttcttcttcctcttgTTCTTTTATCTCCGTCTTTTCTGAATCCGGTTGTTCTACCCCATCTTCTGACTCTTGTTCTTCAGTAACTTCCTGGAGTACTGGCTTCTCAATATTTGATCGAGTAACTGTCTCAAAAGTTTGTGTTAATTCCATTGGCTGAGTATCATCAGCATTTGCAGGCTCACTTTTTTCATTCAGGTCATTATCTTGCACTTGATTGtggttttcattttgattcaCACTTTGACGAATATGAGATATTACGTTTGTCACATCCATAGTGATATCTTCATCCTCATTATTTTGATCAACCACATTATTCTCCTTGGGAGAACTGTACTCAATTTTCCGAGGCATTCCTTCAGTCAATTCCATAtcctcctcttcttccCCTTCTACCTCTGGGTACTGTTGATCTGTGCTACTCTTGCCGTCATAAATTATGGGAGGCATATATTCTGGGACACCAACACTAGTTAAATCCATAGTCTGCTCTTCATGATCTTCTTGCTTGTCGTTGACGTCTATAACATGTCCTCCTTCCTGTTCTTCATCAGAACTATCAACAAGCATTTTTTCCCCATAGGTTTCATCAccttgttcttcttcatgCTCATCTTGttcatttatattattcATACTATTGccattattactattattgtAATCATTCTCTAAGTTTGAATCTCCAGAAATTATCCCATAATCTTGATAAGTGATTCCAATATCAGTTTTACGTCGTTTGTTGTTAGGATTCTCAACATAATCAATCTTATGTAATGTGACTTCACGGGCAAATGAAACGCGTCGATTATTGttactattgttgttgttgttgttgttataatttgaattcacGGTTATTCCtgattcatcatttttagtattagtattattattattattgttatctCCAAATACAATTGGCGCTGTATGGTTTTGATTATCCTTTAATATGCTTTTTGCCATTTGTTCTCTGTGGGCGTTTGTTGTTAGTTGTGTTTTGttatattgttttcttGAATGAATGGTTGGAAAAATACTTATGTAGAATAGTGATAAACAGTTATGACAATATATATCTCAAGTTGAAAGAATTAGTAAAGCGATATAAAGTTGCCGATAGTATAATGTATCAATTCAAGGAAgtaagttgttgttgttgttgttgttgttgttgttgttgttgtttgtggTTGTCTGTggttgttttgttttttttgttttgattttaaaaatttcctTTTAGTGTGATGTAATGCTACCAAATTGCTAAGAGcaaattattaaacaaCCCAATTCTCTTATATTGAACAGCCATACATCATTGAAGTTGATACAGCATTATGTAATTTTGGGTGGGACATAGATAACAATAATTGGCAATCTTATACTATTTATTAGAAATGTCTCAAATAAAACTGTTGATGTTAATTCTACATTTACAAGTAATGAAGTTATTGAAAGGTTTGAAAGATAATCTTTGGTAAATCATTATCCATAGTTGTATTATACACTTTGACTTCCAAACATCTCCATCAATATATCGTGTTATCCTAAAGCATACAGTCCTTCGTTGAATTTATAAACAGTTATTactattttgatttttgaataacgaatctttattaaaatataCTTAGTTACAAACAACGTACtaacaaatgaaatataattgaaaaatgaataaaaattgatcatgctaataaaaacaaaaaccaaTCCATGTGGTATTATAAACCCCACCAAAagattgataaaaaaaactcaGCAATGCAATTTGCCAAAACCgaaaaagcaaaaataatacttcGAAGAAATCATgtaaatgaaaaacaaatta includes:
- a CDS encoding aspartate/glutamate transporter (Ortholog(s) have L-arginine transmembrane transporter activity, L-aspartate transmembrane transporter activity and L-glutamate transmembrane transporter activity, more), with amino-acid sequence MGRATIKSGSINLLNTIIGAGILAMPYGLKNNGLLFGCILIIWSSLTSSMGLYLQNKVAKYTGQRGSVSYFSLSQLTYPNLSILFDSAISIKCFGVGVSYLVVIGDLMPKIVESLVGGGNINSDSLLMARNFWITIFMIVIVTPLSYLKKLDSLKYTSILALFSVGYLICLVVAHYFTTPTTSPSGGGGGDDDDIVYHYIGPISLKSTLSSFPIFVFAYTCHQNMFAIINELKPSDTDGSQTRQSNLIIRNAISIACLSYLIVGIFGYLTFGNSVNANIITMYPHNSISSLIGRLCIVVMVSLSFPLQCHPCRGSINHVIHFCTHGVQQSKFRSTTTTNNNNNGDQHGYTSLSSDIESLQSIGGNDTTAGSIGSIGGGDSVVGDADESFISTTPVEGAQDTDGHDPIIVPMTTKKFYIITTVIVVLSYLVAISVTSLAHVLAFVGSTGSTSISFILPGLFGYLLIKPIEGNTSLNNLEKFCKYGGLFLAIWGILVMIVCLSATIFLGATH
- a CDS encoding uncharacterized protein (Ortholog(s) have microtubule binding, structural constituent of cytoskeleton activity and role in microtubule nucleation, mitotic spindle assembly checkpoint, protein localization to kinetochore, sister chromatid biorientation) translates to MAKSILKDNQNHTAPIVFGDNNNNNNTNTKNDESGITVNSNYNNNNNNNSNNNRRVSFAREVTLHKIDYVENPNNKRRKTDIGITYQDYGIISGDSNLENDYNNSNNGNSMNNINEQDEHEEEQGDETYGEKMLVDSSDEEQEGGHVIDVNDKQEDHEEQTMDLTSVGVPEYMPPIIYDGKSSTDQQYPEVEGEEEEDMELTEGMPRKIEYSSPKENNVVDQNNEDEDITMDVTNVISHIRQSVNQNENHNQVQDNDSNEKSEPANADDTQPMELTQTFETVTRSNIEKPVLQEVTEEQESEDGVEQPDSEKTEIKEQEEEERVLTDQIIDDNDEENADDHKPGNISSNDFSEHMDLTIVDYKKIDYNGPLPEIPRGDGFDNGELSFAMDLTEIQSFVRPRNDNLTPEVKDNEKQEGDQTNNKETGIDDPDTNAITQDTQHNEAKPKENEPQLDEDIENEAMELTQTIPMKIINSHEDTDSISKPSPIVDDLPDESLSQPMELTQIDSKITTGKEESDLGDASQPMDLTQTISNISHDEINTSGIEERVTTTTIPLATTIPLAEITQDDINQEEDEGGEERKEEEKETVVGEEEEGDVSSEDDSFDEDDPNYISVSLSKFLSDIRVQFYDDLELDLNSIPRLSITNSIELPTIHDYIKAKPNLELLELYEFCCNELNKKIIQGRELYNEYEKTVLVNNPILFKKYYSMDDKTKLLINLKIQLIRDFARLKSKKTWYDWRNQLTENLIDKLDEEINSLTIDKQEIIKDINRLNELYDKTRIYLKGLNHKFNELIRLKNEINEIPPNELNKLQLDVRKRKQDIVEINKEIEIKLSELSTIKKNLDTSNNKKLTLQTQLNDLENQFNQIRKYDNLEIKLILQKYQFLQHLTNLKYLKTIESGQKISFLFDDSIICEFDFINNNISYTVKQNNFKNKLLIEIYEQFVIDGDKQDHTITDKFQMFHRNWQWLKKIDSDFYYISLKFPIELKIVHHQDNDNDDDGKKALEFTIKYYNFKHDYKVLICGKIDINKFLIHQLFNTHNNIEFTGEIIYQRGEINNKSFRDQISNDLKVFDKQILNNLIIVNK